One Podospora pseudopauciseta strain CBS 411.78 chromosome 4, whole genome shotgun sequence genomic window, cggaggggaggggggtggccagggggttgaaggagaaggcgagggaggcgtttgagaaggagaaggagaatgagaggagggggggggtgttggatcggattgggttggaggagaaacaggagggggagaagaggaagaaggggtggttttggtagAGACCTCCCACCACACAACCAGAGGTATGTAATGACCGTATtggctggtgatgagggCTGTGCTGTCGACTGGAAGGAAAGGTTCGAAATGCAAAgggatgaagatggtgggcTGGATGGGTTGTAAGGCAACCATAATCACCACTTTCAAAGAGGGATTGTGACCAGCAGGCCGCTTTGTGAAAGAGGCGCTGCTTGTATCGATAGTGTATTaggagaaaaaggaaacCGTTGCATAACTCCGGcgttttttgttgttgtttttttgtaTGACATATTCATCATCTTGTACATACATGTACACTCACCATAATGGAAGTCATTTGATGTTGAATTGAGAGCAGAATAGATTATGTGTGGTACTTGTTCATGTAAGTCATACGCTTCAGTGAAGCCCACACATGTCTCTCCCATGTCTCTCCCATGTCTCACATCCCAAGGCAGCACAGTCAAGGAAGGGTATGATAACAACGTTCCGCTTTGTATTCTTTTTCTCATCAGGAAAGATACTAATGCTTCAACCAATGCAAATTACTGGATATAAGAAATCCCAgctgtgtgttgtgtgtgtgtgtgtgttgtgtccGATtccactcccctcccaatTTGACATCTCAACTCCCAATTCCCCTGCTCGCTCGCTGTCCCATTCCCAAACTATACACAAAAGAAGTCACTCTGCTCGCTGGCAATGATGTGTGTGCGCGTTGCATGAAATACCAATGCTATCCCTTCCCACTCCTTCAGCCGTCCCAAACAAAGCACAAGAGCCGGCCCAAAGGCAACAAAAGAGCGTACCCATCCCAAGCCCTATACAGTGAccaaaaacagaaaaaaaagcaaacgAGTGAGAACCAAAACCTAATTACGCTTCCTTGGTATCAACCGCAAATCATCTTTCAGACAACCTCCCCTTTAACAACAAGCAGCACAAATCCTCCTACCACCAAGCCATCCCTTCTCTTGTTCCCCATGACACccaatcctctccctcaccctctcaaccctactcttccacctcccatcaGCTTCATCCCTCTAAGAAATGATGATATGATTAAAATGCCCCGGTACCTTCATCCTGCACTTATCACAATCCGCCCGGTACCCTATACTGAACGACCTTTTCACTCCCGGCGGCACCGCGGTCCACGAATTGACCGTATGTCTCGACCTCGCGTGCCCCCGTTTCGGTGATGGCGAGCCCGATTCCACCTCCATTCCTCCATTTGGTGAACCCGGTCGCGGAGATTGCTCCCTCATAGATGCCAGCAACGGGTGCTCGTGCGTCAAGTGGCTGAGATGTCCGCTCGGGGACGTGGTGATAGGGTGAGGGGAGCAGCACGAATCAAGCACCATGGCTGGGCTGTCTTCACCGCCGGTTTCGCTGATCGGGGATGGCAGCCGGCGGTTCTGGATGTGATTCCAATCCGCCATTGCCAAAGCGTTGGTGGTCAGATTTGAGTCGTGGGCCACGGCAGCGTCAACCATGCCGTTGCTGTCAAAGGCCATGGAAGTGGGTTCTTCCGGTGTTGTTGCCAGCGCACCGTGGGCCTCGTTCCAGTTTTGGCCTCGAACCTGAGCTGCAAAGCTGCAATGTATTGGTGTCGGGATGCGACCGGTGACACTGGGAAGTGGCTCCGGTTGGAAAGCGTTGAGGTGGTTCGGGTTTGGCTCGGGGGCGGTGTCCATCATGTCCATGTCCATGTCCATGTCTGCCATGGTGATACTAACATTGACCGGGGATTGTAGGGTCGGAACTGTGACGATCTCTGGCTCCTCGGCGAAGGCAAAATGACCTGGCTCCTCAGAATCCGAACTGTTTGGCGTGATGGTTCGTGGTTGGCTCGGGATGATGAATGTTGTTGGTGGCGCATGGAATCTTGGTGGTTCGGCCCATCGCTTAGATGGGGGAGACGTCCTAAGTGGAAGGGCTTGGAGGCGTTTCTGGGTCACCAGATGTTAGCGACGTCCCGGCTATGTCGACTCTGATGGGATGCGACAAGACTTACACTCCTGTGTTCAGTGAAGCCAAGCGTACCACCAGGGGATATCTCGGCAAGGtcctcttctctccccctttTGCGCTGGAGCGCAGGCCAGCTCTCGTTGGACAACATGGCGCAATTGGTTGACGATGAGGCTCTGGGAAGCGTCCCCTCTATGCCTGTACCTCTCGACCAGTGCCGTTCGCAAGCAACCGGAGTCGTATGCTGCGTGTTTATCAATAGTTGAGCGGAGTCGGAGAGCCGGCAAGTTCGAGATGATGGTCGTCGATGAAATGATTCTGCGCGGTGCGTATAGCGAACGAATGTTTTAAAATAAATTGCCGACGATACCCTCCAGTACCATGTATCGTTCTCAATGTCTTGCAAGAAGAACAGAGGAAAGGAGGGGGCGGAGTCTGGAAGGGCTGACGGGAGGAATGGCAGACAGGCTGGATTGGAGGTCTGGGGCTGGGCCTTGGCCGTCCTCTCAGCTCCTGCTGGGGTTCAAATGGCTGTTAGCGATAGACATGACGGTAGGTTGCGGTTGGCCCTTACTCCAAGTTTCTCACTAGCACGACCCCAAGACCTGGAACGTGCTGTCCCACTCCCCGGGAACAGGCAAGCGATAGCAAGTCCCGACGATGCTATCTTATCGATACGGGCAGGAATATGATATGAGAAGTCGATGTCGATGCAACTTGATGAATACCTAATTTGGCTCGTTGATGTGATCGTTGATGGGCAGAATGATAAAGAGCGTGGATGATGGTGAGAACAAAACTTTTGTCCGTCCGAATATGCAGTGTGAGACAAACACTGCAAGCTGAAGAACAACGACGACCTCGATGAGGGGCCGGGCAACAGCCGACGTCAGATGCAACAGGGGGTCACAGCTGCCTGGTTCAACAGGAAACACAAGAGAAGCAGGATGAAcaggaaaggggaaggagttGCAGGGTGAGGGCATCGAGGGATAGGTATCTGGTAGTTAGCCATCCAAAATACCTAAAGCATTGTCGAGATGCCTGGCCAGAAAAGAGAAGCATTTCACCTTGCTTCTTCGTGTTGACCCCACCTCCATCCAGACGCATCTCACGCACGGACATCCCCATAAACATGGGGCGGGCGTCAACCGTCAGTGCTCCCGGCTCGCTGGGAAGCCTTATTCACCAGTCAAGTCCCGTTGAGAAGCTCGTCAGTTTCAGAATTGCTTCAAGAACTGTCCACCGCGTCCATTTCCGGTTTGTTGTCTCTGTCCCATTTTGGAATCTGGATGGCAAACAGATAGGATGGAAAATAACAAGCTGACGCATAATTTACGGTCCGGCCATGCGAGGTTGGCTGGGAACCAGTGGCCGTTGGTGGTCGTTGGTCAACGGCCGGTCCTCGAGAGGCTGTCCACGAGTAGGGAGGGGACATCGGCGATCGGGTCTGATGGAATCATGAACTTGATGAGAGATTTATCATGGGTGGATAGTGGGTGTATCGGACAATGGTGTTATTGCTGACTCGTGTGGTTCCAGTCCCGGAAGATTCAAAACGTGTAAGAAGCATTGAAGAACATGTCTTCAGTGCCACTTGGTCGGGACTGTGGGAGAATCAAAGGACACACAGAGTTCAAGACATGACTGTCGCCGGCCGACTCAAAATACTCATGCTCATATCACCATCCGGTCTCGGCCCCGGCCGACAATGACTTCGGTAGCCGTGGCCTGGAACCCGGCAGTCAGCGATAAAGAACGGCCGGTCTCGCGGGCTTGTCGCCCTTAGGTCCGGCCTTTTTGCGGACCAGTGGAGCAGAAGCCCGCCAGTCCGTCGGCATCACAAGCACAACATCACGACCTGCTAGACCTCGGTCGTCTCGGGAGTGGAAAGGCTTCATTATCGCCAAGTGGCCGATGTGGCACTCTGCTAGGCTCATGACATCGAGCATTGATGGGACCCTTGGTTATGCGTCACCTTCGAGCATCTGCTGTGTGATGCAAACCAAGGGTACGGATCCGGAACCCGGAGGACCCAGCCGTTAACTTCGGATCCAACCAAGCAGTCTATCCTCTTTTGGGGAATCGGAGGCTCGTTGCTGTCTCCAAATTTCTCCAAATCTTGCGGTTTGGTCGAGTATCTTCCGTGTCGCACTTTCACACAACTGACGACAATCCCATTCTCTTCTGGCCAATCATAAGCAGGGTGTTGCAAAGATGCACAAATGCTCGAAGAGCATATCCAGATTGATACACGGGGCGGTGGCGGAGGCTCAATATGAGCTGCGAGGTTGATTACACGTCTGCTTGATGACCACGAATGGAAGGCGGTGAAGCATTGCATCGTCAAAAAAAAGtttacccctcccccaccttcgAAGTTGCTACCCGCTACAACGGCGCATTTCCAAACTCGTCGCCCGGACGCCCTGCTGCATTGAGCCTAGGATTTGGCCAAAGACATCTGTTTCTGCTGCTTGCCTCCGTCTTCGGACACACATGCGTGGAAGGGATCGTCTTAGTGGCCCGGGGTGGCCAATTCCTCTTCCAGTCAGGTTCACCCCGCCAGCCTGTCGATGCTCTCAGTATTGCATCGTGGGTTGGATTTCATGAGCTGCCTACGCAGAATGCTGAAACTTGCAAATCTCCCAAGGTATATCTCGCTCATTGCTTGGAGCTCGCGATGGCATGTCAACTCAGCCACGGCGTTCAACGTACAGGTAGGGATTGTTACCATTTGGAAATTTTAGTGCCCGACATCCCGCCCCGGACCGATATTGGTCTTGGGACACTGAACTGGGGCACCGTCTGAGTCACTTGAACAAGTCAATATCATCTCATCTCCCACTTGCTCCAGAAATACCAGAATTGTCCCGATTCAAATATTCCAATTGCGAAGCTTTATCAGTCAAGCCCCTTTTAATTGGTTTATCGAAGTTCAAGCTCCtcggtttcttttgttgctgcACCTGGCCCACTACAATTGTAATTGCTCGGATCTCAGAGGTCAACCCAATTTTTGCCTTAAAGAACCTACCCCAGCCCATCTTACCCTCCAAACTGGCCGCACCTTCCCTGCTACTTGCAGCTACAACATCACCTCTGGAGAACATCGCTTCGTGTTGTCTCTTCTCGTCCTTCACAATACACCCTCACCCGGATTTTTGGGCTGTCTTGCTTTCATTCGACACGCAACCGTTTTATGATACCCTATAATACATCGCTCACCATGCCCGGACTCGATATGGCGCCTCTTCAGGCCGATGACATGAGAGGTACGATCCACCTCAGACGCACGCGCTTAACAGTCACTAACTCGTTCAAAAGTGTTGGGTCAAGATCCCCTCATTCCCCCTGCCCTTCTTATTTCTGAGATCCCCATCACCGAGGATGCTCTGCAAACAGTAGTAAAGGGCAGACGTGATGCCGTCGGCGTCATCATGGGCCGCAACGACCGTCTCCTGGTCATCGTCGGCCCATGCTCCATCCACGaccccgccaccgccattgAGTACGCACACAGACTCAAGGCTCTCTCTGACAAGCTCTCAGAGgacctcgtcatcgtcatgCGCGCTTACCTCGAGAAGCCACGCACCACCGTTGGCTGGAAGGGTCTGATCAACGACCCTGATATCGATGAGACCTTCAAGATCAATAAGGGTCTCCGCGTATCCAGACAGCTCTTCCGtgacctcacctccaccggcATGCCCATCGCTACCGAGATGTTGGACACCATCTCTCCTCAGTTCTTGGCCGACCTGATCTCAGTTGGTGCCATCGGTGCCCGTACCACCGAGTCTCAGCTCCACCGTGAGCTCGCCTCTGGCCTGTCCTTCCCCATCGGCTTCAAGAACGGAACCGATGGCAGTCTTGGTGTTGCTATCGATGCCATCggtgctgccgctgccaagCATCACTTCATGGGTGTAACCAAACAGGGTCTTGCTGCCATCACTCGTACCAGTGGGAACGAGCACGGCTTCGTCATTCTCAGAGGTGGCACCAAGGGCACCAACTACGACAAGGCCAGCGTCCAGGCTGCCAAGGAGACCCTTGTCAAGAAGGGTCAAAAGCTCGCTATCATGATTGACTGCTCTCACGGTATGTCCTTGCTCGGATGAACCATAACATGAACATCTTTGCTGATAATATTTAGGTAACTCTAACAAGGACCACCGCAACCAGCCCAAAGTGGCCGCCACCGTCGCCGAGCAGCTCCGCGAGGGCGAGACCGCCATCATTGGTGTCATGATTGAGTCCAACATCAACGAGGGCAACCAGAAGGTACCTGCCGAGGGCCCTGCCGCTCTCAAGAAGGGCGTCTCCATCACCGATGCCTGCATCAACTGGGAGAACACCGTGGCCGTCCTCGAGgacctcgccgccgccgttcgCGAGCGCCGCAAGGTCAACGCTGGCAAGGAGGCCGCTGCTGAGGCCAAGACCACcccgttggaggaggattaGGATCTCACCTTTGACCGGATGGGGAATACGTTGTATTTTCGGGAGTTTTTACCTCGACAAGGGGTTTCTGGGTTTAGCATTGGGCAATGAAAACACAAAAAGCGGAAGGAATGGGAATTTCAAAAGCAGGAAGGCAAAAAAAAGTGCGTCGTATCATGGGAAGGGAGACAAAAAGCAAGCTTGGGGAATAAACATGAGCAGGGTTCCATGTCGGTCTTTTTtggtcaacaacaaaaacggggttgatggaggggtggtggtcgagTGCCGTATAATGAAACCGTTTTTTGCGAGCAAGGTGGTTCCCGTTGGGGGGGAGTAATGTAAAGAAATGAAAAAGATCTTGTCAACATGCTCGGTGCCATGTGTAGTACTTTCAACAGACCAAGCCCGACTCATTTGTCCATTAAAGCCATAACACGTCGTATGATATGTATTGCTTTTAACAGAGCCAAACCCAAGTTATATTCCCGTTCAAACGCCAAAAACACCGCGTCGCATCATGGCATCCATCTCCTATTACACATCTCCATCACCGtgcaccaccgccctcccccaaagGACTGTACGTCCCCTGcccttcgcctcctcctccaccagtaCCTCTCCTCGTGagcccccctccaccaataTTCCCCCCTCTCGGGGCATTCCCACCggaaaccaacccccctatCACCCCCAttatcccccctcccccctcattCCCACGTTCTTGCCTCTGTCTTTCCATTCTCGAGTCAATAACCCTTTTTACCCCCGCCCAGCTCAGCAGGCCGGCGGTGCCGAGGATGAAGCCCCAGACTATGATCTTGTCCTTGTTGCTGTCGCGCTGGAAGCAGGAGGTGACGACGTCTTTTTCTTCGGCGTCTTTGCAGATGGGTAGGTTGTATTTGAGGCAGAAGGCGCGGTTGCATTGggtgcaggaggaggaggaggctcggggggagaggaagccggggggtgggttgggggagggggggttgtcgtggagggggccgagggggatgatggtgctGTTTGTGAAGCAGGTGCATTTGCAAAAAGTTGGGGCGGCTGGAcagaggggagggaagggttagtgggaagaaaggaaaaacggggagaggggttggggttaggggttggggttaggggttgggggttggggggtgtGCTTACAGGCTGAGGCTATTCctaggaggaggaagatggtggagaggaggggtatTGGCTTCATGAttggggacgggagggaaTGGTGATCGGTGGActggtgggttggggtggatgacgggggtggtggttgatgaacTGGGTGGTGGGATAGGTCGCTATATCATCAGTTTGTTCGTCGAGCTTGGTTGGCCTGATATTGTTGGTTTCCCCCCCGTTGGGGTTTGCTGTGATATTCGTTCCTGGCGTCTACGCGATGCGATGCGATTGCGCTCCCTTATCTCCAACTTTCAACTGTCCGCCAATGCGATGATGCTgcctgccgccgccaaccaCAGCCACAGACTTCCACCCACCCGTCACACCACCATACTATTCACCAGCCCCACTATGTGGGCCGAGAAAGCACAGACATTTCACACACGCTCCTAGATTTGCAAGCGTGCACAGGCCACTTTGGGAAGGGATATTTAATCTCGGCCACCCAGCCAGATTTTGAtcggtttcttcttttctttcctcgcCCTTCGGGGCATTTGGTCAATTTGAAACGATACAGAGAAGATTAGCATGGCCCCTGCACTAAGGATGACACGCTACTCAAAGAGACGCTACCAATTTTTTCACTGTCCTCTTGGCGATCAGAAgctgggagatggggaagagatgttgatggttttggtgatggttgttggCGGTGGGAGATGGTTATCGTTGATTGGCGATGGATGCTATTTACTTTTGTTGGGCTTTTGGCAATGGATGACTGATGGATGATGTTGACGATTGATGGACGACTGGAAGAGCTGTTGCAGGAATGATTGTCGTCAAACTTGAAGTCGCGTGTTCAATACTGCTGGTGACCTGCAATAGCATTCCGTCAATAACCTTGAATGTATGGTAGATGACAGGTCAAAGAGCCATTTTCCCTATCTTCATGTCGTTGTACAATTACCTGATTACTTTCATTTCTGTGGTGTGTTACCGTCATCTAGATATCTATAAGGAAAATGACAGGACCGCCCGAACAAAAGCACCTGAACTCCATCTGGGTATCTCATCCTAGACTCCTTGCCATTCCCCAAGACTCCCAACACAGAGTCTTAAGACTCCAACGGCATGCTATCAACCAAGCTCCTTTCCTGGAAAGATAACCCAAGCAGTCCATCCATTTccaaccctcttctcctACTTTCCAAACGCACTCCTCAACACCGACTCATTCCCCACCTTGGACACCCTCCTGCTCGCCCCCTCAAGCACAATCTCCGACAGCTCATacccctcctcatcgacaTCCACCTCTGGAATCACCGGCGGACCCTCCTAGTCATCCTCCAGATCACCTTCAggtcccctccccctcccaccagcCTTACCCTTCCTAATATcaacccaccccatccccaaagcCGTAAAAACCGCCACCCCTCCCGCCGCAGCAGCCATGTAAAACACCTTACCTATACTCCTCGACCAAGCCTCCAACACAAC contains:
- a CDS encoding hypothetical protein (EggNog:ENOG503P9AN), which encodes MLSNESWPALQRKRGREEDLAEISPGGTLGFTEHRSKRLQALPLRTSPPSKRWAEPPRFHAPPTTFIIPSQPRTITPNSSDSEEPGHFAFAEEPEIVTVPTLQSPVNVSITMADMDMDMDMMDTAPEPNPNHLNAFQPEPLPSVTGRIPTPIHCSFAAQVRGQNWNEAHGALATTPEEPTSMAFDSNGMVDAAVAHDSNLTTNALAMADWNHIQNRRLPSPISETGGEDSPAMVLDSCCSPHPITTSPSGHLSHLTHEHPLLASMREQSPRPGSPNGGMEVESGSPSPKRGHARSRHTVNSWTAVPPGVKRSFSIGYRADCDKCRMKVPGHFNHIIIS
- the ARO4 gene encoding 3-deoxy-7-phosphoheptulonate synthase (EggNog:ENOG503NVDJ; COG:E) — protein: MIPYNTSLTMPGLDMAPLQADDMRVLGQDPLIPPALLISEIPITEDALQTVVKGRRDAVGVIMGRNDRLLVIVGPCSIHDPATAIEYAHRLKALSDKLSEDLVIVMRAYLEKPRTTVGWKGLINDPDIDETFKINKGLRVSRQLFRDLTSTGMPIATEMLDTISPQFLADLISVGAIGARTTESQLHRELASGLSFPIGFKNGTDGSLGVAIDAIGAAAAKHHFMGVTKQGLAAITRTSGNEHGFVILRGGTKGTNYDKASVQAAKETLVKKGQKLAIMIDCSHGNSNKDHRNQPKVAATVAEQLREGETAIIGVMIESNINEGNQKVPAEGPAALKKGVSITDACINWENTVAVLEDLAAAVRERRKVNAGKEAAAEAKTTPLEED
- a CDS encoding hypothetical protein (EggNog:ENOG503P5ZG): MKPIPLLSTIFLLLGIASASAPTFCKCTCFTNSTIIPLGPLHDNPPSPNPPPGFLSPRASSSSCTQCNRAFCLKYNLPICKDAEEKDVVTSCFQRDSNKDKIIVWGFILGTAGLLSWAGVKRVIDSRMERQRQERGNEGGGGIMGVIGGLVSGGNAPRGGNIGGGGLTRRGTGGGGGEGQGTYSPLGEGGGAR